The Thermodesulfobacteriota bacterium DNA window TCCTGTGGGTGAGTACGTTAATATGATTTTGACTGGAATGGAAGATGATCGGGAGGAATCTTCTGACACTTCCGAGAGCTTCCTGGAGCAGATCCGTGAATATGCTATTTACTATAAGCAAGATAAACGTTATCCAATTTCTATCGGGCTGAAGTGTAAGGACTGCGAATTTAAACTAGATCCGGATACACTGGGTCCAGGACAAAAGATTGGGTTCAGGGAATGCTGGCAGACGCAACTAGGTTGGACAGACGAAGACTTCGATAAGCCCCACATTTTTGACGTCTGGATGCTTCGTGCTCAGCAATATATGGACAGGGGTATTTATGTCATGGAAGACATTCCACTCGATGAATTCTTCATTAAAGGAAACAAGGATGATGAGATGGTATTTAAAGGTTCAACAGCTGAAAGGCAGTATCTTCAGGTTGTTAAGACTTGTCACGAGTTCGATGGAAAAGAGGTCGTAAAGCCAGAACTTTTTAGTGAAATGGAAAAGTGGAGCTTCCCACTACATTTCATAGACTTTGAAACCAGCACGGTGGCTATACCTTTTAACAAAGGGCAGAGGCCATACGAACAGATCGCATTTCAATTTTCCTGCCACAGTATTCACGAAGATGGTCGGATCCTGCATCATGAGTGGATTCAGAAGCTCCCTGGGATTTTTCCTAATTTTGATTTCCTGGTTGCGTTGAAGAGTATTTTAGAAAATAATAACGGGACAATTTTTAGATATGCCCCACACGAAAACACGGTGCTGAGAGAAATTCATGATCAATTACAGGACGAGATTGCATCTGAGGAACAATATCTACCCGCAGATCCTCAAGACCTCTCAGATTGGATTGACACTATAACGGAATGGGATGAAGAGACATTAGTGAATGATGAGTCGAAGAGAATAAGAAAATCGGGTCAACGCAATATGGTGGACATGCTTGAACTTGTAAGGAGTTTTTACTACCATCCTATGATGGGCGGGTCGAATTCAATAAAAGCAGTTTTGTCCGCAGTTATTTCTGCAAGTGCTTTCTTGAAGGAAAAATATTCAAAGCCTTATAATAGCAAGAATTTCAAAAATATGGTTTGGTGGAAACCCGATGGCGAAACTGGATGGCCGATTGACCCTTACACTCTGTTACCTCCACTTTATGAGGATGTAGACATCTCACAAGGCCTGTTGCTTTTAGAGAACGATCCTATTAGCGAAGGTGGAGCTGCAATGATGGCTTATGCAAAGATGCAGTATTCGGAAATGTCTGACGAAGAAAGAAATGCTGTTGTTAGTGGGTTATTGAAGTATTGTGAATTAGATACACTGGCCATGGTTATGATTTATGAACACTGGAATTTTTTGAAGAATAATTATTAAAATCGATGATAAAATAAAGGGGACGCAAACCTCCTTTCTTCAGCCATTTACTAAAATAGCAAAATTCTGTAATCTTATATTTTACTTTAAGTATTTAGCATAACTATCCACTATTAATAAATAAGACTTAGGGAGTGCTCGGTGCAAGGCATGCATATTGACTTAGTGGCAACAGGCAGACCAGAAAAAGTAAAGGCTCGAGCTTCCTATAATTAAAGAGGAACTTGCTGCGAAACTAAGTTTCTAGCAGCAACTGACATCTAGATGGATTCCCGATAGAAGCGTTCGGGATGACAGGGTGGGGTAGCATTCAGGAATGACGTTAAACGGATAGTGTTTACTCCTTTTGTATTCTGGGAAACAACAATATAATCTTAAATTCGATCGTCATGAATGAAAAAATCATGGTAATCATTCCGGCCTTCAATGAAGGGAATTCAATTGTCAAAGTGATAAATGATATTCCAAAAGACCTGGTTAGTGAGATAGTGGTAGTCAACAATGGCTCAAACGATAGTACCGAGAGAAAAGCAAGAGATGCTGGAGCTACCGTGCTTAGCGAAGATAGAAAGGGCTACGGTCTTGCATGCCTTAGGGGCATTGATTATGCAAAGTCTAAGACTGAGTTTGAGAAGCCTTATATCATCGTATTCCTGGATGGAGATTATTCTGACTACCCCCAGGAGATGGAAAAGTTGGTTAAACCAATTTTGGAATCAGATTATGATTTAGTGATAGGCTCAAGAAGTTTAGGTAGAAGGGAAAATGGGGCTATGTTACCACAGGCTATAATAGGTAATGCTATCGCTACAAAATTGATTAATTACTTTTACGGAGCAGGGTTCACTGACTTGGGGCCCTTTAGAGCAATTAAATCTGAGAAACTCCTTGAATTGAATATGGAGGATAAAACCTTCGGATGGACCACTGAGATGCAAGTGAAGGCTGCGAAAAAGGGACTCAAGTACTTTGAAGTGCCGGTTAGTTATAGAAAGAGGATTGGGGTATCTAAGATAACGGGAACACTAAGTGGCACCATAAAGGCAGGATTTAAGATATTGTGGACGATATTTAGAAATTTATAGATTATATTGATGTTCATTTCACCATGCCTATGTTAAAAACATCCCTGAGGATAAGTTTTGATTTTCCCTCAAATGTTTTTATTGCTCGTGAGTGTTGATTATTACCCCAGCAAGACTGGGGCGCTACCCGGATTGAAAAAATGGAGGCTTTATAGGGGCTTTATCATTTGGACTGATTGCCAATTGGTCCCCACGTTCCATTTGCTTATAGACTACGGACTGATTTTCCCAATGCAACTAGAAACATAACACTTTTCGATATGGCATGTGGCGAAAAAAACCTGGTAACTTCTTCGTCAAAGAATGTAAGTCCACTTGCACCGAGACCCAGTGAATATGCAGAGAGGTATAATTTACCCCCTAATATTCCAGCCTCGAGCTCGGCCACTCTATATCCGCGATTTCCATATACCTCAAGTATTCGATCTAGGTCAGCGAGAAAGAATACATCTGCGCTGGCGTCTGCCGGTATATCTTGACCAAGCCCTAGATGACCTGCTTCTTTTCTGAAGTCACCTTCTTTCAACAGTTCGAGTGATTGCTCCCTTTGATTATAGAAGTACGATCCTTTAGGTATGTGTTCCACATCGTTTACTATGATGTATACATCGTTAAGCGTAGCCCCGAATGGATTAAGGAAATCTGCCGAGATTCCTCGTGTGGCACTGAACAGCATGTAAGAGAGTTCTTTGAATGTTATGGGTTCTCTGGAAAAATGCCGGGTCGAGCCGCGCTTTAGTATCGTTTGCTCTATTGTCCTCGATTTATTGGCATCTTCAAGATAATCATCAACGTCGAGAGGAAAAAGCACGCCCTTTGAATCTATTGTCTCAGAATCAATTGTGTTATCTCTCCAATCATCCGCTTCCTCTTTTGAAAAGAGTGACGACGCTTCATGCATTCTTCTTATAGATGGGTAGTCAAACTCGTCCCTGGAAAGTGGAATTGTCTCATATGATAATTTGTCTAATTCAACTTTCCTTGCCCGAGCTTCGGTATTGGTTCTACCGATGGGGACTAGACTTACTGCCACTTCTCGATGCGTATCCAGATCGATAAGTCCATTAACAGTATCGTCTACAAATCCAGCGACAATCCTTGCGGGTATTTTATAAGCATTTGCAGCCGTGATGAGATTGGCAAGGATTGTGCCATTGTCCCAGAATGTGTGTCTGTATGCTCGTGATTGGTATTTCCAAGAATTTCTCCAAAATGTGCTTGTGCAGATAATTATTGTAGGTGCTTTTGATACCGACGATTCATGAGGAGTCGCTTCAACTAGCGTCCCTCGTAAATCTTCACCTCGCAGTTTTCTGAGAGAAAAGTCGTGCACTCCAAAGTGATATACTCCCGCATCCAGTCCGTGTATTTTCGTTGTTACAACATACAGATCAATATGGTATAGAGCACCAGTACAGGCGGCGGCTCTGAAATATATTTCACCTCCCGGGTATTTCCTTTTCTTTGTTATACCAGCCGAGAGGAAAAGCAGACGACCTAAAGTCGGGAGATCCGGAATTATTTCGATGTCAGTCTGATCAGGAACGGATTTCAAGGCTTCGAGCGCCGGTGTATTAGAGAATGGTAGATCCTTCGGGATATTAATCGGATCAAGGCTTTTATAGATTTTAAGAGGAATTGGCTGGTTATCCCAGTCCAGATGATGAGGAGGCATTCCGGGGTGTTTTGTGCTATTATGGAATCTCCAACTCTCCTGAATCTTGCGATTGGCCATATTCCTTATGTTTCATCCAATCTTATTTTTTAGTTGTACACTCGTCAAAGGAGAATCTTAAAAATTGCCATATATGCAGCGATACCACCCAGGATAGGAATTATAAACCATAAGGATATTCTAAGTTCCGGCATTCTCCTGATTAGTATAATTATTACTGCTAGTATTAACCATATGACGAGCTTTACCCAAACCCAGAGAGGCCAGCTCTGAAAACTACTGAAACCCAGGCGCGCTAAAAGCCCAAAGCCTGCGACCAGTATCACAATAACTGAAATTCCGTGTGTGATTGCTATCAACTTTCTACTCACGAGGGTTTTATTTGAAGATAACATCAAGTAACCGCCCAAAGATAGAAATAGAAAGATTACACTCAGCAGGTGTATTAATTTATAGGTTTCGTATGACAACAGTTTTACCTCCCTAAATTGTAAGATCGGATTAATCCCATAGAATTATATTCTACTTACGGTCTAATAAAAATAGTTATAAAGAATTTAGATCAAATGGAGAATGGCATGGATAACACAGAAAAGCTACTTAAGGATTTAATAGATGCATCAGGAGTGCCGGGATATGAAACGGAAGTGCGTAGAGTAATACGCAGTTATTTAAAGCCTCACGGAGAAATCACACAGGACAAGATGGGCAGTCTGATCTGCAAGAAGGATGGCAAACGCCACGACCCAAGGTTATGCTGGCGGGGCATATACACAGTCACAGCGCAATCATTAAAAGAAATGACTTCGACAATACAGTGAAGTTGCTCTCAAGGTTGATTGAAAAGTTAGATAAGAAAACCGTCGATACTTTGACTGAGTGGTGAAATCAACAACGAGTTCATTCATATTTTTAGTGTATTTAAACACCGTTAAGTCCCTGGTACCCCGCTGCAGGATTACCTATGTGTCATGCGAAGAATTGAAGCAATCTCACTTTTTAGATTTTTCCAATGATATTCTCTTCGAGAATTGAAATGAAAAACAAAATATGGAATTTCCCCCTCATTTCATACCCGACCGGTTGTTTATGGGCATATGATTTAAAGCATCGATATCAACTTGAGTATTCATTGGTCACAAGTGTATAATATAAGACAGTTTGACAATTATAATTAATTTAACTTATTTGAATTTTTGAAAATCTCATTTGCAGAGGAGGTACAATGTTATGAAAAGATTTAACATCTTATTAATTGTATTATTTTTGAGTTTCTCCTTTAATTTGCTTTCTGGATGTGAAAGGGGCATAAAGAAGGAAGACTACGAAATGCTCAAAACGGAACTGCAAAAGGTTCGAGGAGAAATGTCAGACCTTGAGAAAAAGAATCAAGGGCTCGCGAACGAATTAAGTGACCTTAAGGATGAAAACCAGAGGTTACTCGCTGAAAATGAACAACTAAAATCAATGCCGGCAGAAACAGAGCCAATGGAATCTCCCACTCCAGAACCATCGGTAACTCCTGTTCCGGAAGATGAATAACATTTAGCCTGACGCAGGGTTTCTGTACTGGTTCAATGAGGCCTCAAAGGGTATAGATTGTAAGATTTAAGAACTATTCGGGGTCGTGATGTAGGCATTATAGATAAACCTGAGGAAGATCACGACCTTCCAGAGTGTGAAGGATCTTGCCGTCTCTGTCGATTCATGCATATACAGTTAATACCTACGGCCTCAACTGCGACCTTCTTTCCATCCAATGAAGCCAATTGATATCGCTTGGTCTTTCTAACTAAATGACATGATCTTCGGTGAATCAATTCCATAATTCCGCC harbors:
- a CDS encoding DUF2779 domain-containing protein, whose amino-acid sequence is MKTQEFKPRFLTKSLFNLAHECPAKLYYTNKEEYPSTKEDDEFLDALAEGGFQVGALAKCYYPEGIEITTLDYKEAIQRTNELLKRDKVTIFEAAISFEDFFIRADILKKVNDHLHVIEVKSKSFHPEEDVFVTKTGSINLGWDPYLYDVAFQTCILEKAFPKFQISPYLMLADKSKTASVDGLNQKFRLEKRNGRTTVVNTGDVSPQALGTEILTLVPVGEYVNMILTGMEDDREESSDTSESFLEQIREYAIYYKQDKRYPISIGLKCKDCEFKLDPDTLGPGQKIGFRECWQTQLGWTDEDFDKPHIFDVWMLRAQQYMDRGIYVMEDIPLDEFFIKGNKDDEMVFKGSTAERQYLQVVKTCHEFDGKEVVKPELFSEMEKWSFPLHFIDFETSTVAIPFNKGQRPYEQIAFQFSCHSIHEDGRILHHEWIQKLPGIFPNFDFLVALKSILENNNGTIFRYAPHENTVLREIHDQLQDEIASEEQYLPADPQDLSDWIDTITEWDEETLVNDESKRIRKSGQRNMVDMLELVRSFYYHPMMGGSNSIKAVLSAVISASAFLKEKYSKPYNSKNFKNMVWWKPDGETGWPIDPYTLLPPLYEDVDISQGLLLLENDPISEGGAAMMAYAKMQYSEMSDEERNAVVSGLLKYCELDTLAMVMIYEHWNFLKNNY
- a CDS encoding SagB/ThcOx family dehydrogenase; the protein is MANRKIQESWRFHNSTKHPGMPPHHLDWDNQPIPLKIYKSLDPINIPKDLPFSNTPALEALKSVPDQTDIEIIPDLPTLGRLLFLSAGITKKRKYPGGEIYFRAAACTGALYHIDLYVVTTKIHGLDAGVYHFGVHDFSLRKLRGEDLRGTLVEATPHESSVSKAPTIIICTSTFWRNSWKYQSRAYRHTFWDNGTILANLITAANAYKIPARIVAGFVDDTVNGLIDLDTHREVAVSLVPIGRTNTEARARKVELDKLSYETIPLSRDEFDYPSIRRMHEASSLFSKEEADDWRDNTIDSETIDSKGVLFPLDVDDYLEDANKSRTIEQTILKRGSTRHFSREPITFKELSYMLFSATRGISADFLNPFGATLNDVYIIVNDVEHIPKGSYFYNQREQSLELLKEGDFRKEAGHLGLGQDIPADASADVFFLADLDRILEVYGNRGYRVAELEAGILGGKLYLSAYSLGLGASGLTFFDEEVTRFFSPHAISKSVMFLVALGKSVRSL
- a CDS encoding glycosyltransferase family 2 protein, translated to MVIIPAFNEGNSIVKVINDIPKDLVSEIVVVNNGSNDSTERKARDAGATVLSEDRKGYGLACLRGIDYAKSKTEFEKPYIIVFLDGDYSDYPQEMEKLVKPILESDYDLVIGSRSLGRRENGAMLPQAIIGNAIATKLINYFYGAGFTDLGPFRAIKSEKLLELNMEDKTFGWTTEMQVKAAKKGLKYFEVPVSYRKRIGVSKITGTLSGTIKAGFKILWTIFRNL
- a CDS encoding SirB2 family protein translates to MSYETYKLIHLLSVIFLFLSLGGYLMLSSNKTLVSRKLIAITHGISVIVILVAGFGLLARLGFSSFQSWPLWVWVKLVIWLILAVIIILIRRMPELRISLWFIIPILGGIAAYMAIFKILL